The proteins below are encoded in one region of Streptomyces ficellus:
- a CDS encoding SpoIIE family protein phosphatase, protein MHEPVTTFSEGPEDPFAVRRSASAVLDDRGTVTGWSERAEALLGYPAAEALGRPAAGFLVDPRDRDVVLEAVAACVRGPGWFGVVPVRHRDGRRVEVGCRARSISRDGDRHEWFVVGAPAEEVVQWETDRSVLDGLFGRSPIGLSVHAPDLTILRVNRAIAKFSGIPAEQHRGLRTSDFLIQRDTDTVEGQLREVLETGRSSVFAEQSCVLRRDPGHELFVSVSAFRLHDPSGRVLGVTQTVEDVTDRYRARRRLALLNDASARIGTTLDLTETARELAQVAVEGLADRVSVDLLESVVRGEEPLQDTAGPLRRAAVRTVPPDAAERMHPVGRTLDVRPGTVHARCLTERKPLLDAGPEGSAAWLSAEPERNGDDPGPGIHSLLVVPLVARGLVLGLLSLWRSGRLEPFEEDDVTLAEEFASRAAVCIDNARRYTQQHETALTLQHSLLPHVVPRHPAVDAAHLYLPADAASGVGGDWFDVIPLSGLRVALVVGDVVGHGIHAAATMGRLRTAVHTLANLDLGPDEVLTHLDDLVDRLAAEQEPTDDLSRQVVGATCLYAVYDPVTRHCALARAGHPPPALVTPDGRAGLLDLPAGPPLGLGGLPYESAELHLDEGSLLALYTDGLVQAGDRGADERDVDERVADLCAALTAPARTLEEACAAVRDALLYDHPTDDVALLVARTRVLEDEKVATWELPAEPTAPARARTLTESRLTEWGLADMLFTTELIVSELVTNAYRYGGGPITLRLVRDRHLICEVSDSSSTSPHLRRARSTDEGGRGLFLVAQLTERWGTRYTRDGKTIWTEQALPAAPEPLTLRPEQSPPP, encoded by the coding sequence CGGCCCCGGCTGGTTCGGCGTCGTCCCCGTCCGCCACCGCGACGGCAGGCGGGTCGAGGTGGGCTGCCGGGCCCGGTCGATCTCCCGGGACGGCGACCGCCACGAGTGGTTCGTCGTCGGAGCCCCCGCCGAGGAGGTCGTCCAGTGGGAGACGGACCGCTCGGTGCTCGACGGGCTGTTCGGCCGCTCACCGATCGGCCTGTCCGTACACGCCCCCGACCTCACGATCCTCCGCGTCAACCGGGCCATCGCCAAGTTCAGCGGGATCCCCGCCGAGCAGCACCGCGGACTGCGCACCAGCGACTTCCTGATCCAGCGCGACACCGACACCGTGGAGGGCCAGCTGCGGGAGGTACTGGAGACCGGCCGGTCCTCCGTCTTCGCCGAACAGTCCTGCGTCCTGCGGCGCGACCCCGGCCACGAACTGTTCGTCTCCGTGTCGGCCTTCCGCCTGCACGACCCCTCCGGGCGGGTCCTCGGCGTGACCCAGACCGTCGAGGACGTCACCGACCGCTACCGGGCCCGCCGCCGGCTCGCCCTCCTCAACGACGCCAGCGCCCGCATCGGGACCACCCTGGACCTCACCGAGACGGCACGCGAACTGGCCCAGGTCGCCGTGGAGGGCCTCGCCGACCGGGTCTCCGTGGACCTGCTGGAGTCCGTCGTCCGGGGCGAGGAGCCCCTCCAGGACACGGCCGGGCCCCTGCGCCGGGCGGCCGTCCGCACCGTCCCGCCCGACGCGGCGGAGCGGATGCACCCGGTCGGCCGCACCCTGGACGTCCGGCCGGGGACCGTCCACGCCCGGTGCCTCACCGAGCGCAAACCCCTCCTCGACGCCGGACCCGAGGGCTCCGCCGCGTGGCTCTCCGCCGAACCGGAGCGGAACGGGGACGACCCCGGCCCGGGCATCCACTCGCTCCTGGTCGTGCCCCTGGTCGCCCGCGGCCTCGTCCTCGGCCTGCTCAGCCTGTGGCGCTCCGGGCGGCTCGAACCGTTCGAGGAGGACGACGTCACCCTCGCCGAGGAGTTCGCCTCGCGCGCCGCCGTCTGCATCGACAACGCCCGCCGCTACACCCAGCAGCACGAGACGGCCCTCACCCTCCAGCACAGCCTGCTCCCGCACGTGGTGCCACGGCACCCCGCGGTCGACGCCGCCCACCTCTACCTGCCGGCCGACGCCGCCTCGGGGGTCGGCGGCGACTGGTTCGACGTCATCCCGCTGTCCGGGCTCCGCGTCGCCCTCGTCGTCGGTGACGTGGTCGGCCACGGCATCCACGCCGCCGCCACCATGGGCCGACTGCGCACCGCGGTCCACACCCTCGCCAACCTCGACCTCGGCCCCGACGAAGTCCTCACCCATCTCGACGACCTCGTGGACCGGCTGGCCGCCGAACAGGAACCCACCGACGACCTCTCCCGCCAGGTCGTCGGCGCGACCTGCCTCTACGCCGTCTACGACCCGGTGACCCGGCACTGCGCCCTCGCCAGGGCCGGCCACCCGCCACCCGCCCTCGTCACCCCCGACGGCCGGGCCGGCCTCCTCGACCTGCCCGCCGGACCGCCCCTGGGCCTGGGCGGCCTGCCGTACGAGTCCGCCGAACTGCACCTCGACGAAGGCAGCCTGCTCGCCCTCTACACCGACGGACTCGTCCAGGCCGGCGACCGGGGCGCCGACGAGCGGGACGTCGACGAACGCGTGGCCGACCTGTGCGCGGCGCTCACCGCGCCCGCCCGCACCCTGGAGGAGGCGTGCGCCGCGGTCCGCGACGCCCTGCTGTACGACCACCCCACGGACGACGTCGCGCTGCTCGTCGCCCGCACCCGCGTCCTCGAGGACGAGAAGGTCGCCACCTGGGAACTGCCCGCGGAGCCCACCGCCCCCGCACGGGCCCGTACGCTGACCGAGTCCCGCCTCACCGAGTGGGGGCTCGCGGACATGCTCTTCACCACCGAACTCATCGTCAGCGAGCTGGTCACCAACGCCTACCGGTACGGCGGCGGCCCGATCACCCTGCGGCTCGTCCGGGACCGCCACCTCATCTGCGAGGTGTCCGACTCCAGCAGCACCTCACCGCACCTGCGCCGCGCCCGCAGCACCGACGAGGGCGGGCGGGGCCTCTTCCTGGTGGCCCAGCTGACCGAGCGGTGGGGGACCCGCTACACCCGCGACGGCAAGACCATCTGGACGGAGCAGGCGCTGCCCGCCGCGCCGGAGCCCCTCACCCTCAGGCCAGAGCAGTCGCCGCCCCCCTGA
- a CDS encoding sulfite exporter TauE/SafE family protein — MSRRHAVRAVATLVAGTALVLLPAQAAQAHPLGNFTVSQYDGIVVAPGELTVDHVEDLAEIPASQERRRIDTDGDDRLSPAELSAWARARCDAAAGGARLTVGGGDARPLKAAKATAEVRPGQAGLETLRVTCASTAPLPRQERMDLRYAPAAVSAGPGWREITARGDRMTLAESDVSGDSVSRRLTAYPDDLLSSPPGSRSAALSVRAGGPALTGDGGASGSEASPTGGVLPRGADRWAQALTGLVARHELTAGFAVLALGAALLLGAMHALAPGHGKTMMAAAAAAGGRSSRRDMLALAGSVTLTHTLGVFALGALITAGSAAAPSVVSWLGIASGTLVAVAGGLLLRRAWRRRHHAHGHSHGHTHGHGHGHAHAHGDGHAHDHAHDPPHSHSHDHPHDHGHGHTHSHLPPAPGLRGVILLGLAGGLVPSPSAVVVLVGAAALGQAWFGFLLVLAYGAGVALTLAVAGFAVVRLRETTKRRLVERPRGRLVSLAQRTAPLGTAAVVLALGCGLVLRGAATALA, encoded by the coding sequence ATGAGCCGCCGCCACGCCGTACGGGCCGTCGCCACGCTGGTCGCGGGAACGGCCCTGGTGCTGCTGCCCGCCCAGGCGGCGCAGGCCCACCCGCTCGGCAACTTCACCGTCAGTCAGTACGACGGCATCGTCGTCGCCCCGGGCGAGCTGACGGTGGACCACGTGGAGGACCTGGCCGAGATCCCCGCCTCGCAGGAGCGCCGCCGCATCGACACCGACGGGGACGACCGGCTGTCGCCGGCCGAGCTGTCGGCGTGGGCCCGGGCGCGTTGTGACGCGGCGGCCGGGGGCGCGCGCCTGACGGTCGGGGGCGGCGACGCGCGTCCGCTGAAGGCCGCGAAGGCGACGGCGGAGGTGCGCCCCGGCCAGGCGGGCCTGGAGACGCTGCGGGTCACCTGCGCCTCGACGGCTCCGCTGCCGCGCCAGGAGCGCATGGACCTCCGGTACGCACCGGCGGCGGTGTCGGCCGGCCCGGGGTGGCGGGAGATCACCGCACGGGGCGACCGGATGACGCTCGCGGAGTCGGACGTGTCCGGTGACTCGGTCTCCCGGCGGCTGACCGCCTACCCCGACGACCTGCTGTCCTCCCCGCCCGGCTCCCGGTCGGCCGCCCTGTCCGTACGGGCCGGCGGGCCCGCGCTCACCGGGGACGGGGGCGCTTCCGGGTCGGAGGCCTCGCCGACGGGCGGGGTGCTGCCGCGCGGCGCGGACCGCTGGGCGCAGGCGCTGACGGGGCTGGTCGCCCGGCACGAACTGACCGCGGGTTTCGCGGTGCTGGCGCTCGGCGCGGCCCTGCTCCTGGGCGCCATGCACGCGCTGGCCCCGGGGCACGGCAAGACCATGATGGCCGCGGCCGCGGCGGCGGGCGGCCGTAGCTCGCGGCGCGACATGCTGGCCCTCGCGGGTTCGGTGACGCTGACCCACACCCTGGGCGTGTTCGCCCTCGGTGCCCTGATCACGGCGGGTTCGGCGGCGGCGCCCAGTGTGGTGTCCTGGCTGGGCATCGCGAGCGGCACGCTGGTGGCGGTGGCGGGCGGGCTGTTGCTGCGCCGGGCCTGGCGCCGACGCCACCACGCGCACGGCCACAGCCACGGCCACACGCACGGACACGGTCATGGTCACGCACACGCACACGGCGACGGCCACGCACACGACCATGCGCACGACCCTCCACACAGCCACAGCCACGACCACCCGCACGATCACGGTCACGGGCACACGCACTCCCACCTCCCGCCGGCCCCCGGCCTGCGCGGTGTGATCCTCCTCGGGCTGGCCGGCGGCCTGGTGCCGAGTCCGTCCGCCGTGGTCGTGCTGGTCGGCGCGGCCGCCCTCGGCCAGGCGTGGTTCGGGTTCCTGCTGGTGCTGGCGTACGGGGCGGGCGTGGCGCTCACGCTCGCGGTGGCCGGGTTCGCCGTGGTGCGGCTGCGGGAGACCACGAAGCGCCGGCTCGTGGAACGGCCCCGGGGCCGGCTGGTGTCGCTGGCGCAGCGGACGGCTCCGCTCGGCACGGCCGCGGTGGTGCTGGCACTCGGGTGCGGTCTGGTGCTCAGGGGGGCGGCGACTGCTCTGGCCTGA